One window of the Amia ocellicauda isolate fAmiCal2 chromosome 18, fAmiCal2.hap1, whole genome shotgun sequence genome contains the following:
- the spmip7 gene encoding protein SPMIP7, with amino-acid sequence MRGVCTDPTPLPGACNPGRLDCSALEKGRMMKQRDLPMAQDPGDSFQEKKGSPDASSHGLGDSRASAPLRGDAFGGQRSAGAAGDLMTEGRSRQGVFDPSERNGPAEASRRPQTPPVRPSALTPELSPDKRWNSRAVSAAAVRARLGGWTSPARVAPQSPCNHFSFEPEPTTEVSNAGPSLQCRDLAAKRYIYTSSTQRSYEEVEWDTKLPPRFKPPSSTQERMADPVNQHFTLKRYDPVQEYWQAVGSLWDRLQLRIPNIVRKPVTFVSPCPRTGQIPSYSGTIGAENLDEVDNPDADFLPFTVLRTVQPQYTDTAHRPNIPGYTGRIHFKATHPANSNLPSPPTSAQAHGYIPTSGNFSPHRHLGPLSRMVTTVSPYNPFQSEKREVVQA; translated from the exons ATGCGCGGGGTGTGCACGGACCCCACGCCTCTGCCCGGCGCCTGCAACCCGGGCAGGTTGGACTGCTCTGCTCTGGAAAAAGGCAGGATGATGAAACAGAGGGATCTGCCGATGGCACAGGATCCTGGAGACAGTTTCCAGGAGAAGAAGGGCAGCCCCGACGCCTCTTCCCACGGACTCGGAGACAGCCGTGCATCAGCGCCGCTCCGGGGGGACGCGTTTGGGGGGCAGCGCAGCGCCGGGGCCGCAGGGGACCTCATGACCGAAGGGAGAAGCCGCCAGGGTGTCTTTGACCCATCTGAGCGAAACGGCCCGGCTGAGGCCAGTAGGAGACCCCAGACGCCACCGGTTAGACCCTCTGCGTTGACCCCTGAGCTGTCCCCGGACAAGAGGTGGAATTCCAGGGCCGTGTCCGCTGCGGCTGTCAGAGCAAGATTGGGAG GTTGGACGAGCCCGGCCAGAGTTGCCCCTCAATCACCCTGCAATCACTTCTCCTTTGAACCCGAGCCTACCACAGAG GTCTCCAATGCTGGGCCTTCGCTGCAATGTAGAGACTTGGCTGCAAAGCGCTATATTTACACGTCTTCCACCCAGAG GAGTTACGAGGAGGTTGAATGGGACACCAAGCTGCCTCCGAGGTTTAAGCCTCCATCCTCGACTCAGGAGAGAATGGCAGACCCAGTGAACCAGCACTTTACTCTGAAGAGATATGATCCCGTGCAAGAGTACTGGCAA GCAGTTGGATCACTGTGGGATAGATTGCAGCTGCGCATCCCAAACATCGTGAGGAAACCTGTGACATT TGTTAGTCCTTGCCCAAGAACAGGTCAAATTCCATCGTATAG TGGCACTATTGGTGCTGAGAATCTAGATGAGGTGGATAATCCCGATGCAGACTTCCTCCCTTTCACGGTCCTTCGCACTGTACAGCCCCAGTACACCGATACGGCACA ccgCCCAAATATTCCTGGCTACACAGGCAGGATTCATTTCAAGGCTACCCACCCGGCAAACTCCAACCTCCCTTCACCGCCCACCTCCGCCCAGGCACACGG GTACATTCCAACCAGCGGGAACTTCTCTCCTCATAGACATCTCGGACCCCTGTCCAGAATGGTCACAACTGTCTCTCCATACAACCCCTTCCAAAGCGAGAAGAGGGAAGTCGTTCAGGCCTGA